A genomic segment from Paenibacillus sp. encodes:
- a CDS encoding Gfo/Idh/MocA family oxidoreductase: MALRGILVGTGGHGAYWCRAYLPPVLRQGLVDIVAAVDIDPTAHIHAKEGLGLADDRCYTDLERAFAEHEADFCAIVVPPAFHERVVDLALRYGMDILSEKPIADTLEASVRIARKVKAAGAKMGVTMTHRFDQDKTSLRHALRSGAYGALDYLTCHYSGRYREYGSARAYRHEMEHPLLIEMAVHHLDILADLAGGVCETIYAETWNAPWSTFKGDAQGFVVMNMRGGVRAVYEGANTNAHGLNDWANEYIRAECENGTIVLDHRRIDVRDGTGGAQPLALLDRPSWGNVWLIEQFVEWVRGGAPMETEVASNLQSMAMVFAAIESSRTKRPVQVQELLANAMRTEGDA; the protein is encoded by the coding sequence GTGGCATTGAGAGGCATTCTAGTCGGGACGGGCGGACACGGAGCATATTGGTGCCGGGCATACTTGCCCCCGGTCTTGCGGCAGGGGCTCGTCGACATCGTCGCCGCGGTCGATATCGATCCGACGGCGCATATTCACGCGAAGGAAGGGCTAGGGCTCGCGGACGATCGCTGCTACACGGATTTGGAACGGGCGTTCGCGGAGCATGAGGCCGATTTTTGCGCGATCGTCGTGCCGCCCGCTTTCCACGAGCGCGTCGTCGACTTGGCGCTGCGGTACGGCATGGATATTTTGTCGGAGAAGCCGATCGCGGACACGCTGGAAGCGTCCGTGCGCATCGCCCGCAAGGTGAAGGCGGCCGGAGCGAAGATGGGCGTCACGATGACGCACCGATTCGACCAAGACAAGACGTCGCTGCGCCACGCGCTCCGAAGCGGCGCTTACGGCGCGCTCGACTATTTGACGTGCCATTACTCCGGACGGTACCGCGAATACGGCAGCGCCCGCGCGTACCGGCACGAGATGGAGCATCCGCTGCTGATCGAGATGGCCGTGCATCATTTGGACATACTCGCGGATCTCGCGGGCGGCGTGTGCGAGACGATTTACGCGGAAACGTGGAACGCGCCGTGGTCGACGTTCAAGGGGGACGCCCAAGGGTTCGTGGTCATGAACATGCGCGGCGGCGTCCGGGCCGTATACGAAGGCGCCAACACGAACGCGCACGGCCTCAACGATTGGGCGAACGAGTACATCCGCGCGGAATGCGAGAACGGGACGATCGTGCTCGACCACCGCCGGATCGACGTCCGGGACGGAACCGGCGGCGCGCAGCCGCTGGCGCTGCTGGACCGGCCTTCTTGGGGCAATGTATGGCTGATCGAACAGTTCGTCGAATGGGTGCGGGGCGGCGCGCCGATGGAAACCGAGGTCGCCTCGAATCTGCAGTCGATGGCGATGGTGTTCGCCGCCATCGAGAGCAGCCGCACGAAGCGGCCGGTGCAGGTGCAGGAGCTGCTGGCGAACGCGATGCGAACGGAGGGGGACGCATGA
- a CDS encoding metallophosphoesterase family protein, with amino-acid sequence MRLIVMGDLHYHDTDAAIAGWTEARDRFYETMIGKFLEEEGDFHISLGDLTNYGTATELAGVYGLLGQASRTFVHALGNHDLYAQKRADVLAITGQKRYHSIDTERATLVFLDTAKEQDFEDWGGWVDEEQLRWLEGVVQASGAKPMLVFAHHPVYRTTKRSEMDKGSIHHSIDMWSVLGQKQGVGVYFNGHTHVDSIHRERNWTFVQLSAVLDQHAVRLVDVESDCIRIAAKDVEEAGVLESAPTLYAHMPHFRHNPEARGGAEDRECVVSLTAATQA; translated from the coding sequence ATGAGATTGATCGTTATGGGGGATTTGCATTATCACGATACGGACGCCGCTATCGCCGGGTGGACGGAGGCGCGCGACCGGTTTTACGAAACGATGATCGGGAAGTTTCTGGAGGAAGAAGGCGACTTCCACATCTCGCTCGGCGATTTGACGAATTACGGGACGGCGACGGAGTTGGCGGGCGTGTACGGCTTGCTCGGACAAGCGTCGAGAACGTTCGTGCATGCGCTCGGCAATCATGACCTGTACGCTCAGAAGAGAGCCGACGTGCTGGCCATCACAGGGCAGAAACGATACCATTCGATCGATACAGAGCGAGCGACGCTTGTTTTCTTGGATACAGCGAAGGAACAAGATTTCGAGGATTGGGGCGGCTGGGTCGACGAAGAGCAGCTGCGCTGGCTCGAGGGCGTCGTGCAGGCGTCGGGCGCGAAGCCGATGCTCGTATTCGCTCATCATCCGGTGTATCGGACGACGAAGCGCTCGGAGATGGACAAAGGCTCGATCCACCACAGCATCGACATGTGGAGCGTGCTCGGCCAAAAGCAAGGCGTCGGCGTATATTTCAACGGTCACACGCACGTCGACTCGATCCACCGGGAGCGCAATTGGACGTTCGTGCAGCTGTCCGCCGTGCTGGATCAGCATGCCGTTCGCCTCGTAGACGTCGAGTCCGATTGCATCCGCATTGCGGCGAAGGACGTAGAGGAAGCAGGCGTGCTTGAGTCCGCGCCTACGTTGTACGCGCATATGCCGCATTTCCGCCACAACCCCGAAGCGCGCGGCGGAGCGGAAGACCGGGAGTGCGTCGTATCGCTGACGGCGGCGACGCA
- a CDS encoding dienelactone hydrolase family protein, which produces MNVNEDRKALMGLLELDQLPDVDAPLRIIAREAEERDDYVLERLTLDLNGLEPVSALLALPKDRPGPFPAVVFNHSHGGNYKAGKIELIEGASYLDPEPYAKLLTSLGFAALATDAWGFGDRFTRKESELFKEMLWRGRVLWGMMLYDSMRAVSYLRSRDDIDASRIGTLGMSMGGTKAWWLTALDERIAFCADLCGAADYDALIEERRLDYHGIYYYVPKLLTRFSSGDIQAMGAPRPRLCAVGVRDPLTPGVDRFAERIAQAYREADAEHAWRLRQFDAGHEETAEMRGAVRAFLRSFTEE; this is translated from the coding sequence ATGAACGTGAACGAAGATCGGAAAGCGTTGATGGGGCTGCTCGAGCTGGACCAGCTGCCCGACGTCGACGCCCCGCTGCGCATCATCGCGCGAGAAGCGGAGGAGCGCGACGATTATGTGCTGGAGCGGCTGACGCTCGACCTGAACGGCCTGGAGCCGGTGTCCGCGCTGCTGGCGCTGCCGAAGGACCGCCCGGGGCCGTTCCCGGCGGTCGTATTCAATCACTCGCACGGCGGCAATTACAAGGCAGGCAAAATAGAGTTGATCGAGGGTGCGTCATATCTTGACCCGGAGCCGTACGCGAAGCTGCTCACGTCGCTCGGGTTCGCGGCCTTGGCCACCGACGCTTGGGGATTCGGGGATCGGTTCACGCGGAAGGAATCCGAGCTGTTCAAGGAAATGCTGTGGCGCGGCCGCGTCCTCTGGGGCATGATGCTGTACGACAGCATGCGCGCGGTTAGTTATTTGCGCTCGCGCGACGACATCGACGCCTCGCGCATCGGCACGCTCGGCATGTCGATGGGCGGCACGAAAGCGTGGTGGCTGACGGCGCTCGACGAGCGGATCGCGTTCTGCGCGGATTTGTGCGGCGCGGCCGATTACGACGCGCTGATCGAGGAGCGCAGGCTGGATTATCACGGCATCTATTATTACGTGCCGAAGCTGCTGACGCGCTTTAGCTCGGGCGACATCCAAGCGATGGGCGCGCCGCGTCCGCGGCTGTGCGCGGTCGGGGTGCGCGATCCGCTGACGCCCGGCGTCGACCGGTTCGCGGAGCGCATCGCGCAGGCGTACCGGGAGGCGGATGCGGAGCATGCTTGGCGGCTGCGGCAGTTCGACGCCGGGCATGAGGAAACGGCCGAGATGCGCGGGGCGGTCCGCGCGTTCCTTCGATCGTTCACGGAGGAGTAA